In the genome of Methylophaga nitratireducenticrescens, one region contains:
- the purH gene encoding bifunctional phosphoribosylaminoimidazolecarboxamide formyltransferase/IMP cyclohydrolase — MNSIKRALLSVSDKTGIVEFAKQLQDLNVELLSTGGTAKLLSEAGLNVKEVSEHTGFPEMMDGRIKTLHPKIHGGLLGRRGKDDDIMQQHNIAPIDLVVVNLYPFEATVAREDCPLEDAIENIDIGGPTMLRAAAKNHADVTVVVDPADYSRVIEQIQSQGGTDDHTRFDLALKTFEHTAHYDGAIANYLGTIQADKSKAAFPRTFNSQFQLKQAMRYGENPHQKAAFYVEKQAETGSIGAATQLQGKELSYNNIADTDAALECVKVFNDKPACVIVKHANPCGVATADDLLTAYDLAYQTDPTSAFGGIIAFNRELDGKTAQAIIDRQFVEVIIAPKISEAAKAVVAGKANVRLLCSGDFPTTFATDFDFKRVTGGLLVQDRDIQIVSEAELKVVTKLQPTQEQLADLLFAWRVAKFVKSNAIVYAKNQQTVGIGAGQMSRVVSSRIAGIKANDAGLTVPGAVMASDAFFPFRDGLDAAAEAGISAVIQPGGSMRDDEVIAAADEHAIAMVFTGMRHFRH, encoded by the coding sequence ATGAACTCGATTAAACGCGCACTGTTGAGTGTTTCTGACAAAACCGGCATTGTTGAATTTGCCAAACAACTGCAAGATCTGAATGTTGAACTACTCTCCACCGGCGGTACGGCTAAATTACTGAGCGAAGCTGGTCTAAACGTCAAAGAAGTCTCCGAACACACCGGCTTTCCGGAAATGATGGATGGCCGCATCAAAACCCTGCATCCGAAAATTCATGGTGGCCTGCTGGGTCGTCGGGGCAAGGATGACGACATCATGCAGCAACATAACATCGCTCCAATTGATTTGGTAGTGGTGAATTTATATCCGTTTGAAGCCACCGTGGCGCGTGAAGACTGCCCGCTGGAAGACGCTATAGAAAATATTGATATTGGCGGCCCGACCATGTTGCGTGCGGCCGCTAAAAACCATGCTGATGTGACGGTTGTTGTTGATCCGGCTGATTACTCGCGCGTCATTGAGCAGATTCAATCGCAGGGTGGAACGGATGATCACACCCGTTTTGATCTGGCGCTGAAAACCTTTGAACATACAGCACACTACGATGGCGCGATTGCCAATTATCTTGGCACCATTCAGGCCGATAAAAGCAAGGCCGCCTTCCCACGCACATTCAATAGCCAGTTCCAGCTCAAACAAGCTATGCGTTATGGGGAAAACCCACATCAAAAAGCTGCTTTTTATGTTGAGAAGCAGGCTGAAACCGGTTCAATCGGTGCCGCTACCCAGTTACAGGGCAAGGAATTGTCCTATAACAACATCGCCGATACTGATGCCGCGCTGGAATGTGTCAAAGTCTTTAACGACAAACCGGCCTGTGTCATTGTTAAACATGCCAATCCCTGTGGTGTCGCCACCGCTGATGATTTGCTTACAGCCTATGATCTGGCCTATCAAACTGATCCGACTTCAGCATTTGGCGGCATCATCGCCTTTAACCGTGAACTGGATGGAAAAACGGCACAAGCCATTATTGACCGTCAGTTTGTTGAAGTGATTATCGCGCCGAAAATCAGTGAGGCCGCCAAAGCCGTGGTTGCTGGCAAAGCCAATGTGCGTTTGCTGTGCAGTGGTGATTTCCCAACGACTTTTGCCACTGATTTTGATTTCAAACGTGTGACAGGTGGATTATTGGTGCAGGATCGCGATATCCAGATTGTCAGCGAAGCTGAATTAAAAGTTGTCACTAAACTGCAACCTACCCAAGAACAACTGGCTGATCTGCTGTTTGCCTGGCGCGTAGCAAAATTTGTGAAATCCAATGCGATTGTCTATGCCAAAAATCAGCAGACGGTAGGAATTGGCGCCGGCCAGATGAGCCGTGTCGTCAGCAGTCGCATTGCTGGTATTAAAGCCAATGATGCAGGCTTGACTGTTCCCGGTGCAGTGATGGCATCCGATGCCTTCTTCCCATTCCGTGATGGTCTGGATGCTGCTGCAGAAGCAGGGATCAGTGCGGTAATCCAACCGGGAGGTTCGATGCGTGATGATGAAGTCATTGCTGCAGCGGATGAGCATGCCATTGCAATGGTCTTTACCGGCATGCGGCATTTCCGCCACTAA
- a CDS encoding class I adenylate cyclase: MDRAQALRIFQAHNRARISHLIELAPHKQAIFYRLLPLLFHINHKLLPGYVSDDCPAGIMDYQPDSEALNSAINLNRNFSHRRKALRRYALRGIYLLNPAGQIRYPDPTSFDLWLVHHATLKPDQLAMLQNKVDGIVQWAATLGIELRFRLLDETQCRNETISSAEREAFYLQGLCVAGSAPLWWLITSEEHQTYLQIAERLLSQRGLTQISLLNFGFDRSPQPEHLFNQACQIFSKAIDGDVTALLDLIFMQSQLRLFPEIVHLSDRYKAKVEHGETDSLQVEPASLKLAEIERNAADDDQLLARQAYYALCGERLSQQVKHPQFAWRRHSLQSIYKDWNWSAETLKKEDNRSAWDYPQRHQWWTNLSPKLQEFVLDLQQFAKQHLISDASQLNVLEKALAQSLDTTESVIEQLPTALQMTDGPEQLYLFRFTDQTEWKLSSIPLNDAKQVGLKQHKSLTYLLVWAVRNHILTTRSWLRVADQKQQININLVLELTQNLLKSALPLHQRVMSKEVFLQPAKAERLMLFANLQTAGNDIQQSGPIQMASLNNDPLSYTSNRQNLVSSLDLLIYTSWGQWHHYRFDGDNAITEALRQVLKSQPTAQLSSHISCWCATGFFGQAINTRLQQLFDAVLTHYQYHPRQGRYLMLLGDRLSQLQWQDDQLQIKQFAAEKDLNHALAEEQKQYLPTRVDSYLDSDNLLNSMLLYQQPQTVSLFAYRMTETTEIYVIDELGHLQQFAYPSLTEAQILAQLKLFIRNSVGDAVVQCDCYQLLRQQQRWQINPIQPSRSEPAPFSVIWQITGAQLALNLKSQTVKTDLGDPQLLPLLAELFQHNTGHKPEIYFIDKLQFVPKTPYSSLFFLNRKYELEQQFNQVKL; the protein is encoded by the coding sequence GTGGATCGCGCCCAGGCTCTACGTATATTTCAGGCACATAATCGTGCCCGAATCAGTCATTTAATAGAGCTGGCACCACACAAACAGGCGATATTCTATCGCCTGTTGCCATTATTATTTCATATCAACCATAAACTGCTGCCGGGTTATGTCAGTGATGACTGCCCGGCTGGCATTATGGATTATCAACCTGATAGCGAAGCGCTCAACAGTGCTATCAATCTGAATCGAAATTTCAGTCATCGCCGCAAAGCGTTAAGACGTTATGCATTACGCGGTATCTATTTGCTTAATCCCGCAGGACAAATCCGCTACCCTGACCCCACCAGCTTTGATCTATGGCTGGTGCATCATGCCACCTTAAAACCTGATCAGCTGGCTATGCTGCAAAACAAAGTTGACGGTATTGTTCAGTGGGCGGCAACGCTGGGCATTGAGTTGCGATTTCGGTTACTGGATGAAACGCAGTGCCGAAACGAGACTATTTCAAGTGCCGAAAGAGAAGCATTTTATTTACAGGGTCTGTGTGTCGCCGGCAGCGCCCCGCTTTGGTGGTTAATTACCAGTGAAGAACATCAGACATATTTGCAAATTGCTGAGAGGTTATTGTCACAAAGAGGCTTAACCCAAATCAGTTTACTGAACTTTGGGTTTGATCGCTCCCCCCAGCCTGAGCACCTGTTTAATCAAGCCTGCCAGATATTTAGCAAAGCTATTGATGGCGATGTAACAGCATTACTGGATTTAATCTTTATGCAGTCTCAGTTGAGATTGTTTCCTGAGATTGTGCATTTGTCTGACCGCTATAAAGCAAAGGTCGAGCATGGTGAAACCGATAGTCTGCAAGTAGAACCAGCCAGTCTCAAACTGGCCGAAATAGAAAGAAATGCAGCGGATGATGATCAACTCCTTGCAAGGCAGGCTTATTATGCTTTGTGTGGAGAACGCTTATCCCAACAGGTAAAACATCCCCAGTTTGCCTGGCGCCGCCATAGCCTGCAAAGCATTTACAAAGACTGGAACTGGTCGGCCGAAACATTGAAAAAAGAAGATAACCGTTCGGCCTGGGATTATCCCCAACGTCATCAATGGTGGACCAATCTTAGCCCCAAACTACAGGAATTTGTGTTAGATCTGCAGCAGTTTGCCAAACAGCACCTGATCAGTGATGCGAGCCAGCTTAATGTGCTGGAAAAAGCACTCGCGCAATCGCTGGACACCACCGAGTCAGTTATTGAACAGTTACCAACTGCGTTGCAAATGACCGATGGGCCGGAACAACTTTACCTTTTCCGGTTCACTGATCAAACGGAATGGAAACTCAGCTCAATACCGCTTAATGACGCAAAACAGGTTGGTCTGAAACAGCATAAATCGCTGACATATCTTCTGGTATGGGCCGTTCGCAATCATATTTTGACCACACGCAGCTGGTTAAGAGTGGCCGATCAAAAACAGCAGATAAATATTAATCTGGTACTTGAACTGACCCAGAACTTGTTGAAATCAGCATTACCGTTGCATCAGAGGGTCATGAGCAAGGAAGTATTTCTGCAACCGGCCAAAGCGGAACGTTTAATGCTGTTTGCCAATCTGCAAACGGCCGGTAATGATATCCAGCAAAGTGGTCCGATACAGATGGCCAGTCTGAACAATGATCCCTTAAGCTATACCTCAAACAGACAGAATCTGGTCAGCAGTCTGGATCTGTTGATCTATACCAGTTGGGGACAATGGCATCATTACCGTTTTGACGGCGATAATGCAATCACTGAAGCACTCCGTCAGGTACTTAAATCGCAGCCAACCGCCCAATTGAGCAGCCATATTTCATGCTGGTGCGCCACCGGCTTTTTTGGTCAGGCGATTAATACCCGTTTGCAGCAACTGTTTGACGCCGTATTGACCCATTATCAATATCATCCACGGCAAGGTCGGTACCTGATGTTGCTGGGAGACCGTCTATCTCAGCTGCAGTGGCAGGATGATCAACTGCAAATAAAACAATTTGCAGCAGAAAAAGACCTCAACCATGCTCTCGCTGAAGAACAAAAACAGTACCTGCCGACTCGCGTCGATAGCTACCTGGATAGTGACAATCTGCTCAATTCGATGCTGCTATATCAACAACCGCAGACGGTAAGTTTGTTTGCCTATCGCATGACAGAAACCACAGAGATCTATGTCATTGATGAACTCGGACATCTGCAGCAGTTTGCCTATCCATCATTAACGGAAGCGCAAATCCTTGCCCAGTTGAAACTGTTTATTCGTAATAGCGTGGGTGACGCGGTAGTGCAATGCGATTGTTATCAACTTTTAAGACAGCAACAGCGCTGGCAAATAAATCCGATCCAACCTTCACGATCTGAACCAGCTCCTTTTTCGGTTATTTGGCAAATTACGGGTGCTCAACTGGCATTAAACCTGAAGTCACAAACGGTTAAAACCGATCTTGGTGATCCGCAGCTTCTTCCGCTCCTGGCTGAATTATTTCAACATAATACCGGACATAAGCCTGAGATTTATTTTATTGATAAGTTACAGTTTGTGCCTAAGACACCTTATTCCAGTCTTTTTTTCCTGAACCGCAAATACGAATTAGAGCAACAGTTTAATCAGGTAAAGCTTTAG
- the argC gene encoding N-acetyl-gamma-glutamyl-phosphate reductase, with protein MIKVGIVGGTGYTGVELLRLLAIHPQVSLEIITSRSEAGMPVSDLYPNLRGHVDLCFTVPDDAALSTCDVVFFATPHTVAMASVPSLIDRGVRVIDLSADFRLKNIPLWEKWYNTPHTCPHLAELAVYGLPELNREAIREAQLVAVAGCYPTAVQLGYMPLLEAGLIDPQHLIADAKSGVSGAGRKASFGTMLTEASENMKAYAVAGHRHLPEIRQGLNQMHGKEVGLTFVPHLTPMIRGIHATLYSQLLKSADLQSLFEQRFADEPFVDVMPAGSHPETRSVRGANVCRIAVHQPENADTVVVLSVIDNLVKGASGQAIQNMNIMFGLDERLGINHIATLP; from the coding sequence ATGATTAAAGTAGGAATTGTCGGTGGCACGGGTTATACCGGAGTTGAGCTGCTTCGCTTATTAGCCATTCATCCGCAGGTCTCCCTGGAGATCATCACATCGCGCAGCGAAGCCGGTATGCCGGTGAGTGATTTATATCCGAACCTTCGTGGCCATGTTGATTTGTGTTTTACCGTTCCAGATGATGCGGCATTATCGACCTGTGATGTGGTTTTCTTTGCCACACCACATACCGTTGCTATGGCAAGTGTGCCATCGTTAATTGACCGTGGAGTTCGGGTGATTGATTTATCGGCTGACTTTCGGCTGAAGAATATCCCGTTGTGGGAGAAATGGTATAACACGCCCCATACCTGTCCACACTTGGCAGAACTGGCGGTCTATGGGTTGCCAGAACTCAATCGTGAAGCCATTCGCGAAGCACAACTAGTGGCAGTCGCCGGGTGTTATCCAACTGCCGTCCAGTTAGGCTATATGCCTTTACTGGAAGCAGGCCTGATTGATCCACAACATTTGATTGCCGATGCCAAATCAGGCGTCAGCGGGGCCGGACGCAAAGCCAGTTTTGGCACGATGCTGACCGAAGCAAGTGAAAATATGAAGGCCTATGCCGTTGCTGGGCATCGTCATTTACCTGAAATTCGTCAGGGTCTGAATCAGATGCATGGCAAAGAAGTGGGCCTGACGTTTGTGCCTCATCTCACACCGATGATTCGTGGTATTCATGCGACTTTGTATAGCCAGCTGCTCAAATCAGCCGATCTTCAAAGTTTATTTGAGCAACGTTTTGCTGATGAACCCTTTGTCGACGTGATGCCCGCAGGCTCACATCCTGAAACCAGAAGTGTACGAGGTGCCAATGTCTGCAGAATAGCCGTACATCAACCTGAAAATGCTGATACTGTTGTGGTGTTATCGGTTATTGATAACCTGGTTAAAGGCGCATCAGGACAGGCGATACAAAATATGAATATCATGTTCGGTCTTGATGAACGTCTTGGCATTAACCACATAGCAACCCTCCCCTGA
- a CDS encoding DUF6776 family protein, whose translation MSSPLDSYVIKPKRPLRFVVWLIIAIVISGLLQWYWFNRDSGDTAQLIEQNQQMTEQLAVMKTQLMQQSELLQNQEQVQAMHQATAQQLQNRLQQLQKKVIELNKELLFYQNITQGNSTSELQIRDLQLRPETENSDQVRYRLVITQGKNISEPITGEVIIRLQNTEGEGDEAKAVDLNITEHPLNLRHVQIIEGVFNLGELSDPEQISVSLRQKDKILISRSFDWQTETPVGQ comes from the coding sequence ATGAGCTCGCCTCTCGATAGTTACGTTATAAAACCAAAGCGGCCTCTGCGCTTTGTTGTCTGGTTAATAATCGCTATCGTTATCAGTGGACTTCTCCAGTGGTATTGGTTTAATCGTGACAGCGGCGATACAGCCCAGCTGATCGAGCAAAATCAGCAAATGACGGAACAGCTTGCTGTAATGAAAACTCAGCTGATGCAACAGTCGGAGCTACTGCAAAACCAGGAACAAGTCCAGGCCATGCATCAGGCAACAGCCCAGCAATTACAAAATCGATTGCAACAACTGCAAAAGAAAGTAATTGAACTGAATAAAGAATTGCTTTTTTATCAAAATATTACCCAAGGTAACAGTACCAGTGAACTGCAAATCCGCGATTTACAGTTACGTCCAGAAACCGAGAACTCAGATCAGGTTCGCTATCGGCTGGTCATTACCCAGGGTAAAAATATCAGCGAACCGATTACCGGCGAGGTGATCATCAGATTGCAAAATACTGAAGGTGAAGGCGACGAGGCCAAAGCGGTCGATCTCAACATCACTGAGCATCCACTTAACCTCCGTCATGTTCAGATTATTGAGGGTGTCTTCAATCTTGGTGAATTGTCAGATCCTGAACAAATCAGCGTCAGTTTGCGCCAGAAAGACAAAATACTAATTTCACGCAGCTTTGATTGGCAAACAGAAACACCCGTCGGGCAATGA
- a CDS encoding bactofilin family protein — protein sequence MFSSKKNKRRKAARIDTLIGENTHLKGDIHFSGGLRIDGVITGNIIADEGEPALLTLSEKGRIEGEVRVPFQIINGDVKGNLYAVEHIELANKARINGNVFYKLLEMAVGSEVNGQLIHVGEAEETDLNLEHSQTDPNLNLEQQT from the coding sequence ATGTTCAGCAGCAAAAAAAATAAACGGCGTAAGGCCGCCCGAATTGACACATTAATTGGTGAGAACACCCATCTCAAAGGCGATATTCACTTTAGTGGTGGTTTACGGATAGATGGTGTAATCACTGGTAATATTATCGCTGATGAAGGTGAGCCCGCATTATTAACACTGAGCGAAAAAGGCCGTATAGAAGGCGAAGTCCGGGTGCCATTTCAAATTATCAATGGTGATGTCAAAGGCAATTTATATGCAGTTGAACATATTGAACTGGCCAATAAAGCACGTATCAATGGCAATGTTTTTTATAAGCTGCTGGAAATGGCTGTTGGCAGTGAAGTCAACGGGCAATTGATTCATGTTGGTGAGGCGGAAGAAACCGATTTGAACCTTGAACATTCCCAAACCGATCCCAATTTAAACCTTGAACAACAGACATAG
- the erpA gene encoding iron-sulfur cluster insertion protein ErpA has product MTSEMPSPVLFTDSAASKVSELIAEEGNDQLKLRVFITGGGCSGFQYGFTFEEEVSEGDTEVEKDGVTLLIDPASYQYLVGAEIDYSDGVEGSQFVIRNPNATTTCGCGSSFTP; this is encoded by the coding sequence ATGACGAGCGAAATGCCAAGTCCAGTTCTATTCACCGATTCGGCTGCGTCAAAAGTCAGCGAACTCATTGCCGAAGAAGGTAATGATCAATTAAAACTGCGCGTATTTATCACTGGTGGTGGTTGCTCCGGGTTTCAATACGGTTTTACATTTGAAGAAGAAGTCAGTGAAGGTGATACTGAAGTAGAAAAAGATGGCGTTACCCTGCTGATTGATCCGGCAAGTTACCAATATTTGGTGGGTGCCGAAATTGACTATTCTGATGGTGTTGAAGGGTCCCAATTTGTGATTCGCAATCCTAATGCCACTACTACATGTGGCTGTGGCTCTTCCTTCACACCCTAA
- a CDS encoding DUF2254 domain-containing protein, whose amino-acid sequence MLSKWQWLLSQLTRTLWIRASLFALLAVATALIAIPVQHMINDPFPFSVGADSVGQILDILASSMLAVTTFSLSVMVAAYTAASSSVTPRATKLVQQDTTTQNVLATFIGSFLYSLVGIIALSTDQYGENGRLILFVVTIGVIILIVITILRWIEHLSQLGRVGETTERVENAASNTITQRIKHPTLGAKRLIEKNHIPDNAHAIYANSIGYVRHIDVGALNDYAKQYEAEIGVLALPGKFVHPAKPIVWINTKTSDEMVAKICSAVTLGNERSFDQDPRFGLSVLAEIASRALSPAVNDPGTAIDVINRGFRILISWKDYKFADTDEQIIYRHVRVPELELGDLLDDLFRPIERDGANMIEVQLRLQQALAALNMIAPEVFGEEVSRHLQLMKQRTDQSSLVEADRQRLKPIYDQLISSEALIQDTFL is encoded by the coding sequence ATGCTCTCTAAATGGCAATGGTTACTCTCACAACTCACCCGCACATTATGGATCCGTGCCTCACTTTTTGCCTTACTGGCGGTAGCGACAGCACTGATTGCCATTCCTGTACAACATATGATTAACGACCCATTCCCTTTTAGTGTCGGGGCGGACTCGGTGGGGCAAATACTGGATATTCTGGCATCCAGTATGCTGGCGGTTACGACATTCTCATTAAGCGTAATGGTGGCGGCATATACTGCAGCAAGCAGCAGCGTAACACCTCGTGCTACCAAACTAGTGCAACAGGACACCACTACTCAGAATGTTTTAGCTACTTTTATTGGTTCTTTTTTATATAGTCTGGTCGGTATCATTGCTTTGAGCACCGATCAATATGGTGAAAATGGTCGCTTGATTTTGTTTGTCGTGACCATCGGTGTGATTATTTTGATTGTCATTACTATTCTTCGCTGGATTGAACATCTCTCTCAACTCGGTCGCGTGGGAGAAACTACTGAAAGGGTAGAAAATGCGGCTTCCAACACTATTACTCAACGTATTAAACATCCAACTCTGGGAGCAAAAAGGCTTATTGAAAAAAATCACATTCCTGACAATGCCCATGCTATTTACGCCAATAGCATTGGCTATGTCCGACATATTGATGTTGGTGCATTAAATGATTACGCCAAACAATATGAGGCAGAAATAGGTGTGCTGGCATTACCGGGTAAATTTGTGCATCCAGCCAAGCCTATTGTCTGGATAAACACAAAGACCAGTGATGAGATGGTTGCTAAAATCTGTTCTGCTGTCACATTAGGCAATGAACGCTCCTTTGACCAGGATCCCCGCTTTGGTTTGTCCGTTTTAGCTGAAATTGCCTCACGAGCACTCTCCCCTGCAGTCAATGATCCCGGTACCGCTATTGATGTTATCAATCGTGGATTTCGAATTCTTATTTCCTGGAAAGACTATAAATTTGCTGATACCGATGAGCAGATAATCTATCGCCATGTACGGGTGCCAGAACTGGAACTTGGTGATCTGCTGGATGATCTTTTTAGGCCAATCGAACGTGATGGAGCCAACATGATTGAGGTGCAACTTCGCTTGCAGCAAGCACTTGCGGCCTTAAATATGATCGCACCGGAAGTCTTTGGAGAAGAAGTATCACGTCATTTACAGCTGATGAAACAGCGGACAGATCAATCTTCATTGGTGGAAGCAGATAGACAGCGTTTAAAACCTATTTATGATCAATTAATTTCATCCGAAGCGCTTATCCAGGACACGTTCCTATAA
- a CDS encoding TetR/AcrR family transcriptional regulator, whose amino-acid sequence MSPAKSTADKREAIFCASLKLLANYGFHGFSIKQLAEEAGVATGTIYLYFKDRDELIRELNTQIIDDFIKATLEGHDPQLPLKQQYRRMCCNLWHFCIDNPCITYSKAQFDHLPPDILRCQRSHAWDGLQPLKDLFEKGRTTEQIKNLSDDILISLSFEPYLFLARQHLVDVIKVDNDALTNIIDASWDAIACSPSQNDDTDRQSNQE is encoded by the coding sequence ATGTCACCAGCCAAAAGCACTGCCGATAAGCGTGAAGCTATTTTCTGTGCCTCCTTAAAATTGCTGGCCAATTACGGTTTTCATGGTTTTTCGATTAAGCAACTTGCCGAAGAGGCTGGTGTGGCGACCGGCACTATTTATCTTTATTTCAAAGACCGGGATGAGCTGATTCGTGAGCTCAATACACAAATAATTGATGACTTCATAAAAGCAACGCTTGAGGGACATGACCCCCAGCTGCCACTTAAGCAACAATATCGTCGTATGTGTTGCAACCTTTGGCACTTTTGCATTGATAACCCCTGCATCACTTATAGTAAAGCGCAATTTGATCATCTGCCTCCAGATATCTTACGGTGCCAACGCAGCCATGCATGGGATGGACTTCAACCACTTAAGGATTTGTTTGAAAAGGGACGGACTACAGAACAAATTAAAAACTTATCCGACGATATTCTCATCAGTCTGAGTTTTGAACCTTATCTGTTTCTCGCTCGCCAACATTTAGTGGACGTTATCAAAGTCGATAACGACGCCCTGACCAATATTATTGATGCCAGCTGGGATGCTATCGCCTGCTCGCCATCACAGAACGACGATACTGACAGACAATCAAATCAGGAGTAG
- a CDS encoding efflux RND transporter periplasmic adaptor subunit — protein sequence MPRHFLSVKTLMLISLLTLNMAACQSSDSEDAQQNTQQAAPKVDVVSLIPQTITIKTELPARTVAFRQAEVRPQVNGIIEKRLFEEGADVNAGQRLYQIDEAPFQAALQMAKAELARAEANIQSTKARADRFKGLIDNKAISQQDYDDALASYLQSQAEVAVAQASIQTAEINLRYTKVKAPIDGRIGRSNITEGALVTAQQETPLATITQTDPIYVDISQASKEILQLRRQLMSGGITNEEATQVRLKLEDGTIYSHIGTLQFSEVNVNEDTGSLVMRAQFPNPEGLLLPGMYVKAEVQEGKMQDAILVPHKAVAFSREGKASVMLVNSENKVEQRLIEVKQSIGNNWLVLEGLTGGEKVVVEGLQKIAVDSAVEIDIETDTTNPQTEE from the coding sequence ATGCCACGCCATTTTTTATCTGTTAAAACATTGATGCTGATAAGTTTATTGACGCTCAATATGGCAGCATGCCAATCCTCCGACTCGGAAGATGCCCAGCAAAATACACAGCAAGCGGCTCCGAAAGTGGATGTAGTGAGCCTGATTCCACAAACCATCACAATCAAAACGGAATTACCGGCACGAACAGTCGCTTTCCGACAGGCTGAAGTCAGGCCACAGGTAAATGGCATTATTGAGAAGCGGCTGTTCGAAGAAGGTGCAGATGTTAATGCAGGCCAGCGTCTTTACCAAATAGACGAAGCCCCCTTTCAAGCGGCTTTGCAAATGGCTAAAGCTGAGCTGGCCAGGGCGGAAGCCAACATTCAGTCGACAAAAGCGCGCGCCGATCGTTTTAAAGGATTGATTGATAACAAAGCCATTAGCCAACAAGATTATGACGATGCATTAGCATCCTATCTACAGTCCCAGGCAGAAGTTGCTGTTGCACAGGCCAGCATTCAAACAGCTGAAATAAATTTACGTTATACCAAGGTAAAGGCCCCGATTGATGGTCGGATTGGACGTTCTAATATTACAGAAGGCGCCTTGGTGACGGCGCAGCAAGAGACACCTTTAGCCACTATTACCCAAACCGATCCAATTTATGTCGACATTTCTCAGGCATCAAAAGAAATACTGCAATTACGCCGACAATTGATGTCGGGGGGTATTACGAATGAAGAAGCGACTCAAGTCCGGTTAAAACTGGAAGATGGAACGATCTACTCACACATTGGCACGCTGCAATTTTCTGAAGTGAATGTGAATGAAGACACTGGCAGCCTGGTCATGCGGGCACAATTTCCCAATCCGGAAGGCCTTCTGTTGCCAGGCATGTATGTGAAAGCTGAAGTGCAAGAAGGGAAAATGCAGGATGCCATCTTAGTTCCACATAAAGCTGTCGCATTTTCTCGGGAAGGTAAGGCAAGTGTGATGTTGGTAAATAGTGAAAATAAGGTTGAACAACGCCTTATTGAAGTAAAGCAGTCTATTGGGAATAACTGGTTGGTCCTGGAAGGGCTAACTGGTGGTGAAAAAGTGGTTGTAGAAGGTTTACAGAAAATTGCCGTCGATTCTGCCGTGGAAATTGACATTGAAACTGACACCACCAACCCGCAAACTGAGGAGTAA